From Orcinus orca chromosome 3, mOrcOrc1.1, whole genome shotgun sequence, a single genomic window includes:
- the DAB2 gene encoding disabled homolog 2 isoform X2, giving the protein MSNEAETSATNGQPDQQAAPKAPSKKEKKKGTEKTDEYLLARFKGDGVKYKAKLIGIDDVPDARGDKMSQDSMMKLKGMAAAARSQGQHKQRIWVNISLSGIKIIDEKTGVIEHEHPVNKISFIARDVTDNRAFGYVCGGEGQHQFFAIKTGQQAEPLVVDLKDLFQVIYNVKKKEEEKKKMEEASKAVENGSEALMNLDDQACKLKLGVDQMDLFGDMSTPPDLSSPTESKDILLVDLNSEIDTNQNSLRENLFLTNGIASCSLPRPKPQASFLPENAFSANLNFFPTPNPDPFRDDPFAQPDQSAPSSSDSLKSPDQKKENLTSSSTPLSNGPLNGDVDYFGQQFDQISNRTGKQEAQAGLWPLSSTQTQPAVRTHNGVSEREQNGFHIKSSPNPFVGSPPKGLPVPNGVKQDLESSVQSLPHDSIAIIPPPQSTKPGRGRRTAKSPAKDLLASDIFAPLVSEPPGQTSPGQPATVQTKPLDLFKTSAAAPVGPLGGLGGVPVISAQTGPWNPAPLVFSQSTTMVPGTMMAGQPSGFSQPIVFTTSPAVPGWNQPSSFAASASPPAPVVWGPSASVTPNTWSSTSPLGNPFQSNVFPAPTVSAQPPSMLSSLLVTPPQPPPRTGPPKDVSSDAFVALDPLGDKEVKEVKEMFKDFQLRQPPTLPARKGEQNSAGTSSAFSNYFNNKVGIPQENADHDDFDANQLLRKINELPKPAPRQGALPVSKSADNAFENPFSKDSFRSSPASMASPQSTSSDVYRDPFGNPFA; this is encoded by the exons ATGTCTAACGAAGCAGAAACAAGTGCAACTAATGGTCAGCCTGACCAACAGGCGGCACCAAAGGCACCgtcaaagaaggaaaagaagaaag GCACTGAAAAGACAGATGAATATCTTTTGGCCAGATTCAAAGGGGATGGTGTGAAATACAAGGCCAAGCTAATCGGCATTGATGATGTGCCCGATGCAAGAGGGGATAAAATGAGCCAAGATTCTATGATGAAACTAAAG GGAATGGCGGCAGCTGCTCGGTCTCAGGGACAACACAAACAAAGGATCTGGGTCaacatttctctttctggaataAAAATCattgatgagaaaactggg GTAATAGAGCATGAACACCCAGTAAATAAGATTTCTTTCATTGCCCGTGATGTGACAGACAACCGAGCATTTGGTTATGTATGTGGAGGGGAAGGCCAACACCAGTTTTTTGCCATAAAAACAGGGCAACAG GCTGAGCCACTAGTTGTTGATCTTAAAGACCTTTTCCAAGTTATCTAtaatgtaaagaaaaaggaagaagaaaagaaaaag ATGGAAGAAGCCAGCAAAGCAGTAGAG AATGGGAGTGAGGCCCTAATGAATCTTGATGACCAAGCTTGCAAACTGAAATTG GGTGTTGACCAGATGGATTTGTTTGGGGACATGTCTACACCTCCTGACCTAAGTAGTCCAACA GAAAGCAAAGATATCCTGTTAGTGGATCTAAACTCTGAAATCGACACCAATCAGAATTCTTTACGAGAAAATCTATTCTTAACAAATGGCATCGCCTCCTGCTCTCTTCCTCGACCAAAGCCTCAGGCATCTTTCTTGCCTGAAAATGCCTTTTCTGCCAATCTCAACTTCTTTCCCACCCCTAATCCTGATCCTTTCCGTGACGATCCTTTTGCACAGCCAGACCAATCGGCACCCTCTTCGTCTGATTCTCTCAAATCTCCAGATCAGAAGAAAGAGAATTTGACTAGCTCGTCTACCCCTCTGAGTAACGGGCCCCTGAATGGGGATGTTGATTACTTTGGTCAGCAATTTGACCAAATCTCTAACCGGACTGGCAAACAGGAAGCTCAGGCAGGCCTGTGGCCCTTATCAAGTACGCAAACACAGCCAGCAGTGAGAACTCACAATGGGGTATCTGAAAGAGAACAGAACGGCTTCCATATCAAATCCTCCCCGAACCCTTTTGTGGGAAGCCCTCCCAAAGGACTGCCCGTACCGAATGGCGTAAAGCAGGACTTGGAAAGCTCTGTCCAGTCCTTACCACATGACTCCATAGCCATTATCCCACCTCCACAAAGTACCAAAccaggaagaggcagaaggaCTGCTAAG TCTCCAGCAAAAGACTTACTTGCATCAGACATCTTTGCTCCTCTCGTCTCAGAACCTCCAGGCCAGACATCTCCAGGACAACCTGCAACCGTACAGACCAAGCCCCTGGACCTCTTCAAAACAAGTGCTGCTGCCCCAGTAGGGCCCCTTGGGGGTCTAG GTGGTGTGCCAGTTATATCTGCTCAGACAGGACCATGGAACCCAGCGCCCTTAGTCTTTAGTCAATCCACTACAATGGTCCCGGGCACTATGATGGCTGGTCAGCCTTCAGGATTCAGTCAGCCAATCGTCTTTACCACAAGCCCAGCTGTTCCAGGTTGGAACCAGCCTTCATCCTTTGCAGCCTCAGCTTCACCTCCAGCCCCTGTAGTCTGGGGCCCGTCAGCATCCGTGACACCCAATACTTGGTCATCAACCAGCCCGCTGGGGAATCCTTTTCAGAGCAATGTTTTTCCAGCTCCTACTGTGTCAGCCCAGCCCCCTTCTATGCTCTCCTCTCTCCTGGTCACTCCTCCTCAGCCACCTCCCAGAACTGGTCCTCCGAAGGACGTCTCCAGCGATGCCTTCGTTGCCTTGGACCCACTTGGGGACAAAGAAGTGAAGGaagtgaaagaaatgtttaaggaCTTCCAACTGCGGCAGCCACCTACTCTGCCAGCAAGGAAAGGAGAGCAGAATTCCGCTGGGACTTCAAGTGCCTTCTCCAACTACTTCAACAACAAAGTTGGCATTCCTCAGGAGAATGCAGACCATGATGACTTTGACGCTAATCAACTGTTGAGAAAAATCAATG AACTACCAAAGCCAGCTCCCAGACAAGGTGCCCTGCCAGTTTCCAAATCTGCTGACAATGCATTTGAGAACCCCTTCTCTAAAGATTCTTTCCGTTCATCACCAGCGTCT ATGGCTTCTCCTCAATCCACATCTTCTGATGTATATAGGGATCCATTTGGAAATCCTTTTGCCTAA
- the DAB2 gene encoding disabled homolog 2 isoform X7 has translation MSNEAETSATNGQPDQQAAPKAPSKKEKKKGTEKTDEYLLARFKGDGVKYKAKLIGIDDVPDARGDKMSQDSMMKLKGMAAAARSQGQHKQRIWVNISLSGIKIIDEKTGVIEHEHPVNKISFIARDVTDNRAFGYVCGGEGQHQFFAIKTGQQAEPLVVDLKDLFQVIYNVKKKEEEKKKMEEASKAVENGSEALMNLDDQACKLKLGVDQMDLFGDMSTPPDLSSPTSPAKDLLASDIFAPLVSEPPGQTSPGQPATVQTKPLDLFKTSAAAPVGPLGGLGGVPVISAQTGPWNPAPLVFSQSTTMVPGTMMAGQPSGFSQPIVFTTSPAVPGWNQPSSFAASASPPAPVVWGPSASVTPNTWSSTSPLGNPFQSNVFPAPTVSAQPPSMLSSLLVTPPQPPPRTGPPKDVSSDAFVALDPLGDKEVKEVKEMFKDFQLRQPPTLPARKGEQNSAGTSSAFSNYFNNKVGIPQENADHDDFDANQLLRKINELPKPAPRQGALPVSKSADNAFENPFSKDSFRSSPASMASPQSTSSDVYRDPFGNPFA, from the exons ATGTCTAACGAAGCAGAAACAAGTGCAACTAATGGTCAGCCTGACCAACAGGCGGCACCAAAGGCACCgtcaaagaaggaaaagaagaaag GCACTGAAAAGACAGATGAATATCTTTTGGCCAGATTCAAAGGGGATGGTGTGAAATACAAGGCCAAGCTAATCGGCATTGATGATGTGCCCGATGCAAGAGGGGATAAAATGAGCCAAGATTCTATGATGAAACTAAAG GGAATGGCGGCAGCTGCTCGGTCTCAGGGACAACACAAACAAAGGATCTGGGTCaacatttctctttctggaataAAAATCattgatgagaaaactggg GTAATAGAGCATGAACACCCAGTAAATAAGATTTCTTTCATTGCCCGTGATGTGACAGACAACCGAGCATTTGGTTATGTATGTGGAGGGGAAGGCCAACACCAGTTTTTTGCCATAAAAACAGGGCAACAG GCTGAGCCACTAGTTGTTGATCTTAAAGACCTTTTCCAAGTTATCTAtaatgtaaagaaaaaggaagaagaaaagaaaaag ATGGAAGAAGCCAGCAAAGCAGTAGAG AATGGGAGTGAGGCCCTAATGAATCTTGATGACCAAGCTTGCAAACTGAAATTG GGTGTTGACCAGATGGATTTGTTTGGGGACATGTCTACACCTCCTGACCTAAGTAGTCCAACA TCTCCAGCAAAAGACTTACTTGCATCAGACATCTTTGCTCCTCTCGTCTCAGAACCTCCAGGCCAGACATCTCCAGGACAACCTGCAACCGTACAGACCAAGCCCCTGGACCTCTTCAAAACAAGTGCTGCTGCCCCAGTAGGGCCCCTTGGGGGTCTAG GTGGTGTGCCAGTTATATCTGCTCAGACAGGACCATGGAACCCAGCGCCCTTAGTCTTTAGTCAATCCACTACAATGGTCCCGGGCACTATGATGGCTGGTCAGCCTTCAGGATTCAGTCAGCCAATCGTCTTTACCACAAGCCCAGCTGTTCCAGGTTGGAACCAGCCTTCATCCTTTGCAGCCTCAGCTTCACCTCCAGCCCCTGTAGTCTGGGGCCCGTCAGCATCCGTGACACCCAATACTTGGTCATCAACCAGCCCGCTGGGGAATCCTTTTCAGAGCAATGTTTTTCCAGCTCCTACTGTGTCAGCCCAGCCCCCTTCTATGCTCTCCTCTCTCCTGGTCACTCCTCCTCAGCCACCTCCCAGAACTGGTCCTCCGAAGGACGTCTCCAGCGATGCCTTCGTTGCCTTGGACCCACTTGGGGACAAAGAAGTGAAGGaagtgaaagaaatgtttaaggaCTTCCAACTGCGGCAGCCACCTACTCTGCCAGCAAGGAAAGGAGAGCAGAATTCCGCTGGGACTTCAAGTGCCTTCTCCAACTACTTCAACAACAAAGTTGGCATTCCTCAGGAGAATGCAGACCATGATGACTTTGACGCTAATCAACTGTTGAGAAAAATCAATG AACTACCAAAGCCAGCTCCCAGACAAGGTGCCCTGCCAGTTTCCAAATCTGCTGACAATGCATTTGAGAACCCCTTCTCTAAAGATTCTTTCCGTTCATCACCAGCGTCT ATGGCTTCTCCTCAATCCACATCTTCTGATGTATATAGGGATCCATTTGGAAATCCTTTTGCCTAA